A section of the Candidatus Thermoplasmatota archaeon genome encodes:
- a CDS encoding HD domain-containing protein, producing MTDHKIVHDSVHGSIRVEGVSQSLLEVPELQRLHSIHQLGLAYLVYPGANHTRFEHSIGTFSVASRICSSLGIQREEALLVQCAALLHDVGHLPYSHTLEFVLHDRFKIDHAEISRRLIRGEDTVLNDSDRRILGKYSTIPETLERHDIDPKDVSRLLEGGSPGPLPQKTLAREKDQAHFNSKRYLSQIVSGPVDADQLDYLKRDAHYTGVAYGVIDLDRLFQTMQVFNGDLVVDRGGLSAVEGMLVARALMFSSVYFHKTVRISELMLAKAVEQLGRNEIDTIHSMTDYSLLAYMVSKGGYFEEMATLIKYRKLFKKAYAVRTSEVDEDGWRRVGELGIVGKRRVIEEDIARRAGVDPGSVIIDVPSSELEVSEPRISLTDVRILDDGHVKMLPRISSIAASLQIRKVHEWALMVACPAKEKDKVAKAAAKILGP from the coding sequence TTGACAGACCACAAGATCGTCCACGACTCCGTCCATGGGAGCATCAGGGTTGAGGGCGTTTCGCAGTCGTTGCTGGAGGTCCCGGAACTTCAGAGGCTGCACAGCATACACCAGCTCGGTCTTGCATATCTCGTGTATCCAGGTGCGAACCACACGAGGTTCGAACACTCGATCGGCACGTTCTCCGTCGCCAGCAGGATATGCTCGTCCCTCGGCATCCAGCGGGAGGAGGCGCTCTTGGTCCAGTGCGCCGCCCTGTTGCACGATGTCGGCCACCTACCGTATTCGCACACGCTCGAGTTCGTGCTTCACGACCGGTTCAAGATAGACCACGCAGAGATATCCCGACGGCTTATTAGGGGCGAAGACACGGTCCTGAACGACTCTGACAGGCGAATCCTCGGGAAGTACTCCACCATCCCGGAGACGCTCGAAAGGCACGACATCGACCCGAAGGACGTCTCGCGCCTTCTCGAAGGAGGCTCACCTGGTCCCCTGCCGCAGAAGACTCTCGCGAGGGAGAAGGACCAGGCGCACTTCAACTCGAAGAGGTACTTGTCGCAGATAGTCAGCGGGCCCGTGGACGCCGACCAGCTGGACTACCTCAAGAGGGACGCTCACTACACCGGCGTTGCCTACGGCGTGATAGATCTCGACAGGCTCTTCCAGACGATGCAGGTGTTCAACGGCGACCTAGTGGTCGATCGTGGTGGCCTTAGCGCCGTCGAGGGGATGTTGGTGGCGAGGGCGCTGATGTTCTCATCCGTGTACTTCCACAAGACCGTCAGGATTTCAGAGCTCATGCTGGCCAAAGCGGTCGAGCAGCTGGGCAGGAATGAGATAGACACCATACACAGCATGACCGACTACAGCCTGCTGGCCTACATGGTCTCCAAGGGCGGGTACTTCGAGGAGATGGCCACCCTGATCAAGTACCGGAAGCTGTTCAAGAAGGCCTATGCGGTGCGCACGAGCGAAGTCGACGAGGACGGATGGCGACGCGTGGGAGAACTCGGGATCGTTGGCAAGCGCCGGGTCATCGAGGAGGACATAGCTCGGAGAGCAGGCGTCGACCCGGGTAGCGTGATTATCGATGTCCCTTCAAGCGAGCTGGAGGTGTCCGAACCCAGGATCTCGCTGACCGATGTGAGGATATTGGACGACGGCCATGTGAAGATGCTGCCGAGGATAAGCTCCATCGCGGCGTCATTGCAGATCCGTAAGGTCCATGAGTGGGCGCTCATGGTCGCATGTCCCGCTAAGGAAAAGGACAAGGTGGCGAAAGCCGCTGCGAAGATCCTTGGACCCTAG